The genome window GCCAAAACAATGCCTTAGTTGCTGTCTCTTCAGGCCTATTAAATACTTTATCTACAGAGGAGCTAGAAGGGGTTATCGCTCATGAAATCGCTCACATTGCCAATGGAGATATGATTACCATGGCCTTACTGCAAGGGGTAATAAATACTCTAGTTATGCTCTTAGCCCGCATTATTGCTCACGCAATTAGTCTTGTGGATGAAGACATGGGGCCTTTTATGTATTTTGGAATAATCATTGTTTTACAAATAGCTTTAGGAGTTTTAGGTAGCATTTTAGTAAATAGTTTTTCTCGCCATCGAGAGTTTAAAGCCGATTACGGTAGTGCAAAACTAAGCAGCAAAGAAAAAATGATAGCCGCTCTTAGGGCCTTAAATAACAGCAAGAGTATTGGCCAAAGCTCGGCTTCGCAACCTGCATTTAATGCTTTTAAAATTTCTAACAAAAATTCGAAAAATACCTTATTAACTAAGTTATTTTCTACTCACCCCTCTATAGAGGCTAGAATTCAAAAATTAGAGCAATTATAAAAATCCACTGGGTAAAAAAAAGAATTTTTTCTAGTTTCATTTAACTCCACAGCTAAGTCTGTGTTACCCAATGCAGGTTTAATCTGGTTGTAACAGTGTTTTGCTAAAATTTCACCAGAAGTATTGCCTACCAAATCGTTTAAGTATTTGCCATGAAAATGCTTTAATATTTTTTTTTCTAATATGCTTTTTAATAAACTTAATTCGAAAAATTTATTATCATTATTTTTAGCAAGAGTTTTTTTTAAAAAAATTCTTATTTCATACTCATGCCCATGATCAACAGAACATTTTTTATATAGCTGTTTATTTTGTTCATCCGATAAATCACTATTATAATGTCTATGCACAGCACTAAAGCTACCTGCCGTACTAATAATGCATTTATTATCAAAAAAGTAAGTCGCTTTATCTACAAAACCTCTTTGTACCTGAACAGAAAATAGCTTAACTAAATCTTTATCCTTTTCCATTTGCTTTAACTCATTTTGTAGTTGATAAAAATACACTTTAGCAATGTCTTCTATATACACATTCTCTTTATTAAACATAGCCCCAGTTTGCTTATAACTGCTTTTTTCATTTAACAATATATGATCTAATTTTTTAGAAGTAGCACTAGCTATTGTAAAGAGTTTTTCTTCTACAGAAATAGGGATACTTTTTTGTAATAATATCCATGAGGGTTGAATAATAAAATTCGAAGCTTTTATTTTATTATTTATTTTATACGAAGAACTAATGCTATAATTAAAAGCTAATGTTCTTGCTTTTTCCAACATCTTTTGCGTCATTACTTTTCCTATTTCATTTTATCTTGCCTTTTATTATAGCCTAGCCTAGACTCAACGATATGACTACTTTAGCGGAAAAAAAAATTTGGCACAAACAATATCCTGATTATATGCCGACTAGCATACCCGCTATTAAAGAAGAAGACTCCCTTTTAGAATACATACAAAGCGCTTTTAAAAAACACGGCGCTAAAACGGCCTTTTCTTTTATGGGGTCTAACTTATCCTTTAAAGAAGTAAATAAACAGGCTTTACACTTAGCAAAATTTTTACAAAACACTGCTGGTTTAAAAAAAGGGGATGTTGTGGCTTTGCAGATTCCTAATTTACCTCAATACCCCATTGCAGTATTTGCTTGCTTTTATGCAGGCTTAACTATTACTAACATTAATCCTCTTTACACCCCTCGAGAAATGGAGCATCAATTAAAAGATTCTCAAGCCAAATTAATTATTATTTTTTCTGCCTTTACTTATAAATTAGAAACTTTATTATCACAGACTAACTTAAAAACTATTATTACCACAGACCCCGCAGATTCTTTTTCTTATTGTAAAAAACAAATTATTAATTTTATTTTTAAAAAAATAAAAAAACTTTGTCCTTCTTACAACATACCCCATACTCCTATATATTCTTGGCAACAAAGTTTAAATATAAATAAAAACAACCCTTTTAAAACAGTGCCTACCACATCAAAAGACACTGCAGTTTTACAATATACTGGTGGAACCACGGGGTTATCTAAGGGTGCTATTTTAAGTCATGGTAATATTTTGGCAAATATTAGACAAATTCAAACTTATGTAAAACATGACCTTTCAGAAAAGGAAGTTATTGTCACAGCCCTTCCCCTGTATCATATTTTTGCATTTACTGTAAATTTACTTACCTTTTTAGAGTATGGGTACCAAAATATACTAATTAGTGATCCTCGAAATACCGCTTTATTTATTAAAACTTTAAATAAATACCCTTGGTC of Pseudobdellovibrionaceae bacterium contains these proteins:
- a CDS encoding AMP-binding protein, giving the protein MTTLAEKKIWHKQYPDYMPTSIPAIKEEDSLLEYIQSAFKKHGAKTAFSFMGSNLSFKEVNKQALHLAKFLQNTAGLKKGDVVALQIPNLPQYPIAVFACFYAGLTITNINPLYTPREMEHQLKDSQAKLIIIFSAFTYKLETLLSQTNLKTIITTDPADSFSYCKKQIINFIFKKIKKLCPSYNIPHTPIYSWQQSLNINKNNPFKTVPTTSKDTAVLQYTGGTTGLSKGAILSHGNILANIRQIQTYVKHDLSEKEVIVTALPLYHIFAFTVNLLTFLEYGYQNILISDPRNTALFIKTLNKYPWSIFTGVNTLFQSMLNHSDFKSLKFKQVKVCIAGGAALQTDTARQWKKQTGVSLAEGYGLTEASPVLCCNLLNHTKEKSIGLPLPSTDIKLMDENDNEVEQGKTGELWAKGPQVMQGYLNNETESQAVFHKTSSETWLKTGDIAYQDEQGFIFIADRKKDMILVSGFNVFPNEIEDVLSAHPKIAEVAVVGVPNSQSGESVRAHIVKKEESLTDDEVIQFAKKNLVNYKVPRTIKYHTELPKSNIGKILRRKLKNIT
- the htpX gene encoding protease HtpX gives rise to the protein MNLIKRVFLYGLLNIFIIATLSIFWAILSSFFNLPTEGYLLTLIFCMVFGMGGSFISLFLSKYLAKKLMKVKTLPFQNKTEKESQLAQIVKDLSKKAKLKAIPEIGIYQSEDLNAFATGSSQNNALVAVSSGLLNTLSTEELEGVIAHEIAHIANGDMITMALLQGVINTLVMLLARIIAHAISLVDEDMGPFMYFGIIIVLQIALGVLGSILVNSFSRHREFKADYGSAKLSSKEKMIAALRALNNSKSIGQSSASQPAFNAFKISNKNSKNTLLTKLFSTHPSIEARIQKLEQL